In Streptomyces rapamycinicus NRRL 5491, the genomic stretch CAGTGCGTCAGGATCGCGCGCCAGAACTCGGCGCCTTCTTCCGCTTCTTCGTCGTCGCGCGCCGTGCCGCCCGGTTCGGCGCCGTGGCTTTTCCCGCTTCCTGCTCGGCGTACAGCTCGGCCGCGCGCTGCATGGTGACGCTGCCCGGGCGGCGGATGTTGCCGGCGGAGTAGATCAGCACGACGCCGAGCTGCCGGTCGGTCATCCCGTGTTCGGCCCACGTGTCGAGGACATCGGCCCCGTACAGGGTCGCAAGCATCTTGCGGACGTCGGCGGGGTCGCTGGAGTCCTGGACGCGTTCCATCTGCAACGTGAACATCAGCGGCAGGGACTCGGGCAGGGTGTACGTGGTGCCGTAGAGCGTGAGCTGCTCGCGCGGCCGGGTGGCGGACTCCTCGGCGAAAAACGCGTCGAAGTCAGCAGGCCCGCCGGCGGCGAGCTGCCGCTCGTCGCCCTGGTCGACGTCGGCGAGGGCGAGGTCGGTCACGGGGCCACCGCCGCGGACGTCGGGGCGCCGCACCGGGTGATGGTGGCCGACCAACTCGTTTTGTCGTTGTTGCCCCCGCCCTGCTCACCAGGGGTCACGGTCGCATCCCAGATCACCCACTGCGTTTGCGTGTTGTGGCGCCACCGCACGCGGTTCCGGGAGTCGATGCCGAGACGCTGCGCCCACTCGTGGTCGATGTACGCCTGCCCCGGGTCCTGCGCCTTGGTGGTCTTGTCGATGCGGTACTGCCCCTCGACTTCCAGCGTCGCGCCCCGCTGCATCACGTCCTGCTCGTACAGACCCTCGGAGTCAAACGCCGTTGTGTCGACGGTTTCCTCGTTCTCTCCGGGGTTGTGCGTGAAGGTGGTGATACCGGAGATCGGCAGCCACGTCTCGGCGCCGGCGTCGGCGTCCTCCACTTCGAAAATCCACCCGCGGGCGTCAATCGGCCTTCCGCCTGCCATCGGGGTACCTCCTTACGGTTCGGTGGGGCCGGACACGTCAAGGTCGAAATTCACGACGTGCTCGTGCCGGCCGCTGCTGTCGGGCCCCAGAGGGGCGGGGGTGCCGCGGGCGGCGGCGAGGGTGAGCCACGTACCATCGGCCAGCTCGACGCCGGCGAGACCGTGCAGAGCGCGGTACACGGCGGTACAGCGGCGACGGGACAGCCGCGGGTCGGGGCCGCCGCGCACGCGCACCTGTAGGCGCGGGGTGTCGGCGTCGTCCCGGGCGGCCGGGGCGGGCCCGTCGTACAGGGCCAGCGATACGGCGGCGTCCGGTGTGGCGGGCATGGCCTCGATGAAGCAGTCGCCCGTACGGCCGGTCGGGTCGTAGGTGAGCAGGCCGACGTCGTCGAGCCATCGGGCGATGCCGTCGAGCAGGTCAGCCACGGAGCGACCGCCGGACCTGCGCGGCGATGATCTCGGCGACGGTGCCCTGCTCCTCCGTCAACGGACCTTCGAGGTACTTCGCGGTCCGGCCGGCGTCGTGGCGCGCGTTGAGGTCTTCGTGCACGCGGGCCGCGTACGGGGTGTCGTAGGACACGCCGGCGGTCAGGGTGTCCTCGTCGACGGACGCGACGCCGGAGCGTTCGAGGGTGCCCTCTTCGATCGGGACGCGGGCGCGGGAGCGTTCGAGGACGTGCTCGGCGGCCAGGCGCAGGCCGCGGGCGGCGCCGGCGCGGGTGCCGCGTAGCGCGGCGGCCCCGTTCCATGTGAGGCGGGCACGCTGCGTCATTCGCAACTCACCTCCGTACAGGCCGGGACGGGCAGGCCGGGCGCGGTGTGCTCGGCGGTGGCAATGGCGGTGGTCATCCGTCCGTCGGGCAGGGTCACGCGACTGCCGGGCGGGCAGGTCAGGCCGGGCGCGGTGATCACCTGCGCGGTACTGACGACTTCGCGGCCGTCGCTCGCGCGCCGCACCTGCCGCACGGTGGCGGCGACCAGGGCGCGCACGTTCGGCACGGGCGGCCCGTAGGTCGGGCCGTACGCGGTGTCGCCGAGGTAGGGCTCGACGGTCACGCGGTGGCGCAGCAGGGCGTCGGGGACTCTCACCAGATCACCCCCGGGAGCAGACCGGCCCGCAGTAGGGCCCGGTGAGCGCGGGGGGCGAGGTCGACGCCGGATGCCGCAGGCGGGCCTGCCCTGCGGCCGGACAGGGATACGGGGCCGATGCTGACGGCGTCCCAGACGCCGGCCGCTCCGGTGCCGTCGTCGCCCGTGGCGAGCTGGTACTCGACCTGTGCGCAGGTGGCATCCCGCAACGCGTCGACGACGTGCTGCTCGGTAGGGTCCCCATCCGGGTCGGTGGCGTAGTAGGCGGTGAGCAGGGCAGCGTCGATGTCCTCGGACGCGCGGGCGAGCAGCCGCTCGGCGCCCTCGGGGGCCGGGGCGCCGGTGTACGTGGCGAGCTGCTCGCGGGTGGCGTAGACGCTGCCCACTGCTCACCTCCCGTCGGTCTTGGCGGCCTTGTTGCGGGCAACAGAACGCCCCGCGGGCTGCTGTGCCTGCGGGGCGTTGGCGGGCTGCTCTGCGGCGGCCTGGTCGGACGGCTCGGCGTCCGGCGGCGGCCGGTGGTACCGGCGCAGCATCACGCGGCGGCCCCCTTGGTCTTCAGCACGACGACGCCCTCGTCGTCGAGTCGGTGCGTGGCGTAGTGCACGTTCGTGGTGACGACCGTGGTACGCGCGAGGATGTCGCGGTCGGTCTCGACGATGGGCCGGCGCTTGTAGAGCAGGCCGAGGGCGCCGCGCCGGAGCAGCAGCGCATTGTACGTGGTGTCGGCCCCGGTGCCGGTCTTGGTGACGCGGTCGGAAACGTAGATGTTCACGCCGCCCACCTGCCCGATCACACCGCGCGGGATGACGGCGCCTGCTCCGAGCTTGTCGGCCGAGATGAAGTTCGGATCGCGCAGCAGGGCGGCGCGCTGCACGCTGTGGATGACCAGGCCGGCCATGTTGTCGGGGTCCCACTCGTCCCCGAACTTCTCGATGCCGGAGACCATGACGTTCCAGGACAGGGCGGCGGTCGAGGCGTCCACGGTGATCACGCCGGGGGCCTCGGCAGCGGCGGTCAGGTCCTTGTCGATCTTCCGGGCGATCAGTACGCCGAGCTGCCGCTGCGTCTCCGCGTACGGGTCGCCGAACGCCACAAGCCGGCTCTTGTCCGTCAGCTCGACGGCCTTACCGGCTTCCTTGATGGTGGCCGAGTTGCCCGGGTCGGTGCCGAGCTGCTCGGGGGTCATCGGCGTGCCCTCGGTGAGGTCCTCGGCCTCGCCCAGAGCGGTCCACTTGGGGAAGTTGACCGTATCGCCGGGCTTGCCTTCGAGGGTGTTGTCGTCGAGGGCGAGCGTGCCCAGGATCAACGCCCCCTTGAACTTCGCCTGCACCATGTCGGCCCAGACGTCGGGCACGATCATCTGTGCCGCGGTGGTCTTTCCTGCGGGCATGGGGTGATGCCCTCCTTACTCGGATGCGGCGGACAGCCGCGCGTACAGGTCGGGGTCGGACTGGTGCAGCTCGACGCGCTCGCCGTAGCTCATGCGCGCGAACTGGTCGGCCGTCGGCGTCGGGGTGCTGCCGGGGGTGAAGTCGGCGCCGCCCTGGGGCGGCCCGGCCGGGGTGCCCTCGGCGCGCAGGTGGGGACTGGCTTCGACGGCGGCCGTGATGACGGCGGCGAGCTTGTCGCCGAACTTGGCGTCGTCCGGGTCGAGGTCGGAGAGCTGCCGCTCGACGGCGCGGGAGTCCAGCAGCCGGGCCGGGTCGGCGCCGGCGCCGTGCGCGGCCTGGTGCGCGGCCAGCTCCACGCGCAGTCGGCGTACCTCGGCCTGCGCCTGGTCGCGCTCGGTGGTGGCCTGCGCGGCGAGGGCGGCCGGGTCCTGCTCGGCCGCGGCGCCGTTCGGGTCGAGGACACGGCGCAGGCCGGCGAGCAGCTCGTCGCGCTCAGTCTTGGCTTGCTGCGCGGCCTGCTCCGCGGCGGTGGCGCGCTGCTCCGCGGCCGGGTCGACGGTCGGCGCCGCAGGGGTCGCGGGTGCGGCCGGCGGGGCGACAGGCGGCGTCGGTGCGGCCGGTGGCGTACTCGGCGTCGCGGCGGGGTCGGCGGCCGGGGTGGACGGGGCGGCGGGGGTCTGGCTTTCGGGCATGGCTGGTCGGCCCTCCGTGACGGTGTGGGGACATGCGGAAGGGGCCCGCCGACGGCGAGCCCCTTGGGGTGAGTGCGGGTGCTGAGCGCTACGCGGCGGCGATCGGCCGGACCTGCGCGTACCCGCGAATCCACGCGGCGCGGGCGAGCGTGCGCTCGGGGTGCGGGCAGGCAGTCGCGGGCTGATTCGCCCGGGCGGCGTTGCGGCCCGCAATGAGTGCTCGGGTCAGTTCAACCCTGCTGGCCACTGCTGCCCCTCACTACGCGTCGTGCCGGTTGCGCGCGTCGTTCTCCGCACGCTGCGATATCTCGATGTCGCGCCGGTTCTGGCCTGTCGCCTCGGCGACGAACTGCTGTTGCGTCTTGCGCGGGTGGGTGCCCCACCAGCGTTTCAACTCCTCAGAAGCGTAAGCGTATGCGGACCGGGCCGGACCGGAGAAGAGCGAGACAGGATCGATACCGGCGGCCTCTCCGCGACGGTTGAGCAGGACGCCCCGGCATTCCTCCTCGGCCTGTAGCCACTGGGTGTAAACCCACTCGTCGTACAGGGCGCGCGCCTGCTTGCGGGTCGGTCGGCTGGCCTCGCGCATATCGGCAATCTCGGCCAGTTCCGCGACCCTCTCGGGCGTCGCCGCATCGGCGAGGGACGGCTCGGCGTCGTCGACGCGGCCCCATGTCTCCGACGGCGCCCCGGGGGCGAGGGCCTCGTCGAGGGCGGCGTCGACGGCGAGGGCGTCCTCGACCGGGTCGCCGGTCGGCTCGGGGTAGTCCGGTGCCGGCTGGGGGTACCGGCGGTCGTACTCGGCCGCGATGTGCAGCAGCTCGTCGTCGGTGGCGTGCTGCTGCGCCCATGCGAGGACGTCGTCGCCGGTGCCGGTGAGATCGTCGAGCAGGCGGCCGGTGGGGAAGATGGCGGCGCGCAGCTCGGCCTCGTCGCGGCGGTCCGCTTCGGCTTCGATCCGGGCGATGCCGCGGTCGTCGAGGACGCCCGGGCGGATGGCGGCGCCGAGTTGCTCGTCGGTCATCTCGCGCAGGGTGGCGTCGTCGCCGGCGCGCACGCGGGCGGCCTGCATGACGTCGGCCGGCGGGGTGGTGGTCGGGGTGGGCAGGTTGGACGCCCCGCGCTGCTCGCGCGCCCGTAGGCGGCGCAGGTCCGGGTGTGCGGCGAGGTGGTCGCGCATGGCGCCTTGCCACTGGCGCACCTTGGCCTCTGCCGCGCGCTTGCCCTCCGGGGTGGTGGCCGCGGCGGCGCGGTTCTTGTACCGCCGGATCTTCCGCTCAATGGCGCGTTGCCGTTGGCCTGCTTCGTAGCCTGCCGGGTCGGGCGTCGCGTCCTCGGTGCGGGTGACGCCGGGGGTGTAGCCGCTGACGGAGTGCCGGCAATTGGGGTGCTGCAACCCTGCGCGGCGCGCTTCGTCGAGTGATCCGGCGACGTTCACCCGGACCATGCGGCCGTCTTCGACGGCGTGCTCGACGTGGACCGTGCGGGGTCCGTCCGGGCCGCCGATGGACAGTACGGCGCGCTCCCACGGTCGGCACAGCGGGCACTCGCGCGGCGAGTTGGAGACGACGACCAGGTCGACGCCGCCGGCGGCGAGCGTGGTCATGTGCGCCTCGGTCGCCGCCCGGGCAACGCTGGTGCGCACGGCCATCTCGGCATACGACGTCAGGGCCCAACGTCGGCCGGCACGGTCCCGGAACGATGACACGCCCCGGTCGGCAAACCGGATCATGGCCTGCTGGGTGGCCTGCCTGCGCGTCTCCGTACCGAGCAGGGGCGCCGCGGTGGCCTCGGCGACGACTTGCCGGTACCCGTCCTCGACGGCCCGCAGAATCCCGCGGTGCGTGGCGGTGACGGTCTCGATGGTCTCGGCGGCGAGGCGGTCGACGGCCTGCGCCTGCGGGGTGTGTTCGGTGACGGTGCGCCGGTCCTCGTCCGCCAGCACGCCCAGCTCGGCGAGGGCGGAGTGTCGGCCGGACTCGTACGCCTCGGCGACGACGCGACGTACCTCGGCGTCGACCTGTCCGGCGAGGACGTCGAGCAGGGCGTCGGCCGCGCGGCGGAGCGGGGAGAGAGCGGCGAGCTTGGCGACGGCCCACCCGGGCGCCTCCATACCGGCGGCGAGCTGCCGGGCAACCAGGGCGAGCAGGTGCTGCTCGACGTCGGCGTACAGGTCGACAGTCGTGGCGGCGAGGTACTCGACCTGATCGGGGGACACAGGCAACGTGCACCCCCGATCAGGCGGCGAGCGGGAAGGTTCCGACGGGGTCGGGGGCGGCCTGGCCGGTCTCGGCGAGGATGCGCTCGACTTCCTCGGCGACCGCAGTGTCGTCCCAGTCC encodes the following:
- a CDS encoding phage tail tube protein encodes the protein MAGGRPIDARGWIFEVEDADAGAETWLPISGITTFTHNPGENEETVDTTAFDSEGLYEQDVMQRGATLEVEGQYRIDKTTKAQDPGQAYIDHEWAQRLGIDSRNRVRWRHNTQTQWVIWDATVTPGEQGGGNNDKTSWSATITRCGAPTSAAVAP
- a CDS encoding minor capsid protein; this encodes MADLLDGIARWLDDVGLLTYDPTGRTGDCFIEAMPATPDAAVSLALYDGPAPAARDDADTPRLQVRVRGGPDPRLSRRRCTAVYRALHGLAGVELADGTWLTLAAARGTPAPLGPDSSGRHEHVVNFDLDVSGPTEP
- a CDS encoding N4-gp56 family major capsid protein — its product is MPAGKTTAAQMIVPDVWADMVQAKFKGALILGTLALDDNTLEGKPGDTVNFPKWTALGEAEDLTEGTPMTPEQLGTDPGNSATIKEAGKAVELTDKSRLVAFGDPYAETQRQLGVLIARKIDKDLTAAAEAPGVITVDASTAALSWNVMVSGIEKFGDEWDPDNMAGLVIHSVQRAALLRDPNFISADKLGAGAVIPRGVIGQVGGVNIYVSDRVTKTGTGADTTYNALLLRRGALGLLYKRRPIVETDRDILARTTVVTTNVHYATHRLDDEGVVVLKTKGAAA
- a CDS encoding Rmf/CrpP fold protein, giving the protein MASRVELTRALIAGRNAARANQPATACPHPERTLARAAWIRGYAQVRPIAAA
- a CDS encoding phage minor capsid protein, with protein sequence MSPDQVEYLAATTVDLYADVEQHLLALVARQLAAGMEAPGWAVAKLAALSPLRRAADALLDVLAGQVDAEVRRVVAEAYESGRHSALAELGVLADEDRRTVTEHTPQAQAVDRLAAETIETVTATHRGILRAVEDGYRQVVAEATAAPLLGTETRRQATQQAMIRFADRGVSSFRDRAGRRWALTSYAEMAVRTSVARAATEAHMTTLAAGGVDLVVVSNSPRECPLCRPWERAVLSIGGPDGPRTVHVEHAVEDGRMVRVNVAGSLDEARRAGLQHPNCRHSVSGYTPGVTRTEDATPDPAGYEAGQRQRAIERKIRRYKNRAAAATTPEGKRAAEAKVRQWQGAMRDHLAAHPDLRRLRAREQRGASNLPTPTTTPPADVMQAARVRAGDDATLREMTDEQLGAAIRPGVLDDRGIARIEAEADRRDEAELRAAIFPTGRLLDDLTGTGDDVLAWAQQHATDDELLHIAAEYDRRYPQPAPDYPEPTGDPVEDALAVDAALDEALAPGAPSETWGRVDDAEPSLADAATPERVAELAEIADMREASRPTRKQARALYDEWVYTQWLQAEEECRGVLLNRRGEAAGIDPVSLFSGPARSAYAYASEELKRWWGTHPRKTQQQFVAEATGQNRRDIEISQRAENDARNRHDA